A window of Apium graveolens cultivar Ventura chromosome 8, ASM990537v1, whole genome shotgun sequence contains these coding sequences:
- the LOC141676711 gene encoding putative xyloglucan galactosyltransferase GT19, producing MMLITLLHHPSKEKTHQKMPPQLVIYLIFCTLILITNSQDLRTECKDRWIYIRKLPSHYNFDLLTNCSEYQTYGNFCPYISNHGLGPKTHNNSHSWFRTDAHMLELIFHRRLLEYQCLTTDPTIATAVFLPYYAGIDSLKYLYGTEQNSSFQHGLDLYHYIRHVDSPEIWERRHGHDHFLVMARPAWDFCQPLSNDPPIWGTSFLELPEFYNVTALTYESRAYPYQEMAIPYPTSFHPPKLALFDSWISRVRRSRRNTFMLFAGGGGLSTNPNVRRSIWLECANITLTNRTHDGYSSLCEFVDCSNGICEHDPIRFMKPMLQASFCLQPPSDTPTRRSTFDSIVAGCIPVFFEEMSAKAQYGWHLPEDKYEEFSVFIPKDDVVFKGLKILDVLTSIPRAQVRRMRKKVLEMLPRVIYRRHGSSLGMRDKKDALDIAIEGTLQRIQSRLKEVEVQ from the coding sequence ATGATGCTCATCACTCTTCTTCACCACCCATCAAAAGAAAAAACACACCAGAAAATGCCACCACAATTGGTCATTTACCTTATTTTCTGTACACTCATTTTGATCACAAACTCCCAAGATCTCCGAACAGAATGCAAAGATCGTTGGATTTACATAAGAAAACTCCCATCACATTACAATTTTGACCTCCTCACAAATTGCTCAGAATATCAGACATATGGAAATTTCTGTCCTTACATTTCAAACCATGGCCTTGGCCCTAAAACACATAACAACTCTCACTCATGGTTCCGCACTGATGCTCACATGCTTGAACTCATTTTTCATCGTCGTCTTCTCGAATACCAATGTCTTACCACTGATCCAACCATTGCCACTGCTGTCTTCCTCCCTTATTATGCTGGAATAGACTCTCTTAAGTACTTGTATGGAACAGAACAAAATTCAAGTTTTCAACATGGTCTTGATTTGTATCATTACATAAGACATGTTGATTCTCCGGAGATATGGGAAAGGCGACACGGGCATGATCATTTTTTGGTAATGGCTAGACCTGCTTGGGATTTTTGTCAGCCATTATCGAATGATCCACCTATTTGGGGTACTTCTTTTCTTGAATTGCCCGAATTTTATAATGTAACTGCATTAACTTATGAATCTAGAGCTTACCCTTATCAAGAAATGGCAATCCCATATCCAACTTCATTTCATCCACCAAAATTAGCACTTTTTGATTCATGGATCAGTAGGGTAAGAAGATCAAGAAGGAACACTTTCATGTTGTTTGCAGGCGGTGGTGGATTATCCACAAATCCGAATGTAAGGCGAAGCATTTGGTTAGAATGTGCGAATATAACTCTGACTAACAGGACACATGATGGGTATTCGAGTTTATGTGAGTTTGTTGATTGTTCTAATGGGATTTGTGAGCATGATCCTATTAGGTTCATGAAGCCAATGCTGCAAGCTAGTTTTTGTTTACAGCCTCCCAGTGATACTCCAACGAGACGCTCAACATTTGATTCGATAGTTGCAGGCTGCATACCAGTTTTTTTCGAGGAAATGTCTGCAAAAGCACAGTATGGATGGCATTTGCCGGAGGACAAGTATGAGGAGTTTTCAGTGTTTATAccaaaagatgatgttgttttcAAAGGGCTTAAGATATTGGATGTGTTAACAAGTATACCAAGAGCTCAAGTTAGAAGGATGAGGAAAAAAGTTTTGGAGATGTTGCCTAGAGTAATATACAGAAGACACGGAAGTTCACTTGGTATGCGGGATAAAAAAGATGCACTTGATATTGCTATAGAGGGAACTTTACAAAGAATCCAATCTAGACTCAAAGAAGTTGAAGTTCAATGA
- the LOC141676712 gene encoding beta-ketoacyl-[acyl-carrier-protein] synthase III, chloroplastic-like encodes MANAYGFFTPSVQSVRGKINPSIGVYGSGFCSSKGMTARVLCTSSVEGVEKLGSGSESRVPRFVSKGCKLVGCGSAVPSLKVSNDDLAKLVETNDEWISTRTGIRNRRVISGEDSLTGLAAEAARKALEMAEVHPDDVDLVLLCTSTPEDLFGSAPQIPKALGCKKNPLAFDITAACSGFILGLVSGSSYIRGSGFKNVLVIGADALSRYVDWTDRGTCILFGDAAGAVLLQACDIEDDGLFGFDLHSDGDGQRHLHATMKQQVLDDAAASNGAASGFPPNCPSYSCIKMSGNEVFRFAVRAVPQSIEFALQNAGLTGSSIDWLLLHQANQRILDAVANRLEVPLERVISNLANYGNTSAASIPLALDEAVRSGQVKPGHTIATAGFGAGLTWGSAIIRWG; translated from the exons ATGGCAAATGCATATGGGTTCTTTACACCTTCAGTGCAGAGTGTAAGAGGGAAGATTAATCCATCAATAGGTGTTTATGGATCTGGGTTTTGTTCCTCTAAGGGAATGACTGCAAGGGTATTGTGCACCAGCAGTGTTGAAGGTGTAGAGAAGCTTGGTTCTGGCTCTGAATCTAGAGTGCCCAG ATTTGTCAGTAAAGGCTGCAAACTCGTTGGATGTGGTTCTGCGGTACCAAGTTTAAAGGTGTCCAACGATGATCTTGCGAAACTTGTAGAAACTAATGATGAATGGATCTCTACTCGCACTGGAATACGAAATCGACGGGTTATTTCAG GGGAAGATAGCTTAACAGGTCTAGCAGCGGAGGCAGCAAGAAAAGCTCTTGAGATGGCAGAAGTTCATCCTGATGACGTGGACCTAGTCTTATTGTGTACGTCGACTCCAGAAGATCTATTTGGAAGTGCTCCTCAG ATCCCAAAAGCACTTGGCTGCAAAAAAAATCCACTGGCTTTTGACATAACCGCTGCTTGTAGTGGATTCATCTTAGGTCTTGTATCAGGGTCTTCTTATATCCGAg GGTCTGGCTTTAAAAATGTTCTTGTAATTGGGGCTGATGCACTTTCCCGTTATGTTGATTGGACTGATAGAGGGACTTGCATCCTCTTCGGGGATGCTGCTGGTGCTGTATTGCTGCAG GCTTGTGATATTGAGGATGATGGTTTATTTGGTTTTGACTTGCATAGTGATGGTGATGGCCAGAG GCATCTGCATGCCACCATGAAACAACAAGTGTTGGATGATGCAGCGGCCTCTAATGGTGCAGCATCAGGGTTTCCTCCGAATTGCCCTTCTTATTCATGCATAAAGATGAGTGGTAATGAGGTATTTCGTTTTGCTGTTCGTGCGGTGCCACAGTCAATTGAATTTGCACTACAGAATGCTGGTCTTACTGGGTCCAGCATTGATTGGTTATTGCTTCATCAG GCAAACCAGAGAATCCTCGATGCAGTTGCCAATCGTTTGGAAGTCCCATTAGAGCGGGTTATATCAAACTTGGCGAATTATGGTAATACAAGTGCAGCGTCAATTCCTTTGGCATTGGATGAAGCTGTTCGAAGCGGGCAGGTAAAGCCAGGCCACACTATTGCAACAGCTGGATTTGGGGCGGGTTTGACATGGGGTTCTGCTATCATAAGATGGGGGTGA
- the LOC141676710 gene encoding flavin-containing monooxygenase FMO GS-OX-like 4, with translation MIAPLSPPPIHTHLTAYPSMPIQNPTRLRHVAVIGAGAGGLAAARELQREGHSVVVFERETILGGTWVYDPRTESDPLGSDPTRTIVHGSLYASLRTNLPREVMGFRDYPFVKSTRPGRDPRRYPGHKEVMEYLNDYASEFGLSELVRFETEVLEVGIVDGGKWKVKYGKNGEVDNEVYDAVVVCNGHYTEPRIADIPGIDAWPGKQIHSHNYRVPDPYHNQVVIMIGSAASAVDISRDVSRVAKEVHIASRSIKDGNSTKLPGHDNIWLHPMIENVREEGTVIFQDGNEVRASIILHCTGYKYHFPFLKTNNIVTVDDNRVGPLYKHIFPPALAPWLSFVGLPWKVVPFPLFEFQSKWIAGALSGKFSLPSSEEMMKDVENFYSSMEAAGIPKRYTHNLASYQYEYNDWLAAECKAAPSEEWRKEMYILSSKSKIIRPETYRDEWDDEHLIVQAHEDFQKNLKEAKNLIKG, from the exons ATGATCGCCCCTCTTTCCCCACCTCCAATACACACCCATCTCACAGCTTACCCATCCATGCCTATTCAAAACCCGACCCGGCTCCGCCACGTCGCCGTCATCGGCGCCGGAGCCGGAGGTCTGGCCGCCGCACGTGAGCTCCAACGTGAAGGCCACTCCGTCGTCGTCTTCGAGCGCGAAACCATTCTCGGTGGCACCTGGGTATACGACCCAAGAACCGAGTCGGATCCTCTCGGATCCGACCCGACCCGAACCATTGTACACGGCAGTCTTTATGCTTCTCTGAGAACCAATTTGCCGAGAGAAGTAATGGGTTTTCGAGATTACCCATTTGTGAAATCGACCCGACCCGGAAGGGATCCGAGAAGGTACCCGGGTCATAAAGAAGTGATGGAGTATTTGAATGATTATGCTAGCGAGTTTGGACTCAGCGAGTTGGTGAGATTTGAAACGGAGGTTCTTGAAGTGGGGATTGTTGATGGTGGGAAATGGAAAGTGAAGTATGGGAAAAATGGGGAAGTTGATAATGAGGTTTATGATGCTGTTGTTGTGTGTAATGGGCATTATACGGAGCCCCGGATTGCGGATATACCCG gTATTGATGCATGGCCAGGGAAGCAAATTCATAGCCACAACTACCGTGTTCCTGATCCCTATCATAATCAG GTTGTAATTATGATAGGAAGTGCTGCAAGTGCTGTTGATATATCTCGTGATGTTTCCAGGGTTGCCAAAGAAGTCCATATTGCATCAAGATCAATTAAAGACGGAAACTCGACCAAGTTACCTGGCCATGATAATATATGGCTTCATCCAATG ATAGAAAATGTGCGAGAAGAAGGTACTGTCATATTTCAAGATGGAAATGAAGTCCGTGCAAGCATTATTCTCCACTGCACTGG GTACAAGTATCACTTCCCTTTCCTCAAAACCAATAACATTGTGACTGTTGATGACAATCGGGTGGGGCCACTTTATAAGCACATTTTCCCACCTGCATTAGCCCCTTGGCTCTCTTTTGTTGGTCTTCCTTGGAAG GTTGTTCCTTTCCCATTGTTTGAATTTCAGAGCAAGTGGATAGCAGGTGCTTTATCTGGCAAATTTTCACTTCCTTCTTCGGAGGAGATGATGAAAGATGTTGAAAATTTCTACTCATCCATGGAAGCGGCTGGCATTCCCAAACGATACACCCATAACTTGGCTAGTTATCAG TATGAATATAATGATTGGCTTGCTGCCGAGTGCAAAGCTGCACCATCCGAAGAATGGAGAAAGGAAATGTATATCTTGTCATCAAAGAGCAAGATAATTCGACCAGAAACATATCGTGATGAATGGGATGATGAACACCTAATTGTGCAAGCTCATGAAGACTTCCAAAAAAACTTAAAGGAGGCAAAAAATCTTATCAAGGGATGA